Proteins from a single region of Sphingomonas morindae:
- the aroQ gene encoding type II 3-dehydroquinate dehydratase produces the protein MAATVYVLNGPNLNLLGTREPEIYGADTLDDIAGRMEDHARTLGLELDIRQSNHEGHLVDWIQEAAARQAHAVILNAGAYTHSSIAVHDAIKAVEVPVIEVHLSNPHRREPFRRRSYVGMAAHGTIAGFGALGYLLALDAAAKL, from the coding sequence ATGGCCGCCACCGTCTATGTCCTCAACGGGCCGAACCTCAACCTGCTCGGCACGCGCGAACCCGAAATCTACGGCGCCGACACGCTCGACGATATCGCCGGGCGGATGGAGGACCATGCCCGCACGCTCGGGCTGGAGCTGGATATCCGCCAGTCCAACCACGAGGGCCATCTGGTCGACTGGATCCAGGAGGCGGCGGCGCGCCAGGCGCATGCGGTCATCCTGAACGCCGGCGCCTATACGCACAGCTCCATCGCCGTCCATGATGCGATCAAGGCGGTCGAGGTGCCGGTGATCGAGGTGCACCTTTCCAACCCGCATCGGCGCGAACCCTTTCGCCGTCGCAGCTATGTCGGCATGGCCGCGCACGGCACGATCGCCGGTTTCGGCGCGTTGGGCTATCTGCTGGCGCTGGACGCGGCGGCAAAGCTCTGA
- the accC gene encoding acetyl-CoA carboxylase biotin carboxylase subunit, producing the protein MPIQKVLIANRGEIALRIHRACHEMGIQTVAVHSTADADAMHVRLADHAVCIGPPAASESYLNIPNIIAAAEISGADAIHPGYGFLSENAKFAEIVEAHDLIFIGPKPEHIRTMGDKIEAKATAARLGLPLVPGSDGPLTSLDEAKRVAAEIGYPVLIKAASGGGGRGMKVVPEESQLESLMAQAGSEAKAAFGDATVYMEKYLADPRHIEFQVFGDGRGNAIHLGERDCSLQRRHQKVLEEAPSPVISMAQREEMGATVARAMAEMGYRGAGTIEFLYEDGRFYFIEMNTRLQVEHPVTEMVTGLDLVREQIRVADGYLLTLSQDEVEFRGHAIECRINAEHPRSFAPSPGLVKGYHAPGGMNVRVDSGLYAGYRVPPYYDSMVAKLIVWGHSREGALRRLRRALEEFVIDGITTTIPLHQALLDDPEFQDGDYTIKWLERWLAEQEPDQG; encoded by the coding sequence ATGCCGATCCAGAAGGTCCTGATCGCCAATCGCGGCGAGATCGCGCTGCGCATCCATCGCGCCTGCCACGAGATGGGCATCCAGACGGTGGCGGTGCATTCCACCGCCGATGCCGATGCCATGCATGTGCGCCTGGCGGACCATGCCGTGTGCATCGGGCCGCCGGCGGCGAGCGAAAGCTATCTCAACATCCCCAACATCATCGCCGCCGCCGAAATCTCCGGGGCGGACGCGATCCATCCGGGCTATGGCTTTCTTTCGGAAAACGCCAAGTTCGCCGAGATCGTCGAGGCGCATGATCTGATCTTCATCGGGCCCAAGCCCGAGCATATCCGCACCATGGGCGACAAGATCGAGGCCAAGGCGACCGCCGCCCGGCTCGGCCTGCCATTGGTGCCCGGCTCCGACGGGCCGCTGACCTCGCTCGACGAGGCCAAGCGCGTCGCCGCCGAGATCGGCTATCCCGTGCTCATCAAGGCCGCCTCGGGCGGCGGCGGGCGCGGCATGAAGGTGGTGCCGGAAGAAAGCCAGCTCGAAAGCCTGATGGCGCAGGCCGGCAGCGAGGCCAAGGCCGCCTTTGGCGACGCCACCGTCTATATGGAAAAATATCTGGCGGACCCCCGCCATATCGAATTCCAGGTGTTCGGCGACGGGCGCGGCAACGCCATCCATCTCGGCGAGCGCGACTGTTCGCTCCAGCGCCGCCACCAGAAGGTGCTGGAGGAGGCGCCCTCTCCCGTCATCTCGATGGCGCAGCGCGAGGAGATGGGCGCCACCGTCGCCCGGGCCATGGCCGAGATGGGCTATCGCGGCGCCGGCACGATCGAATTCCTCTACGAGGATGGCCGCTTCTACTTCATCGAGATGAATACGCGGCTGCAGGTCGAGCATCCGGTCACCGAGATGGTCACCGGGCTCGATCTGGTGCGCGAGCAGATCCGCGTCGCCGATGGCTATCTGCTCACGCTCAGCCAGGACGAGGTCGAGTTTCGCGGCCATGCCATCGAATGCCGCATCAATGCCGAGCATCCGCGCAGCTTCGCCCCCTCGCCGGGGCTGGTGAAGGGCTATCACGCCCCGGGCGGCATGAATGTGCGCGTCGATAGCGGCCTCTATGCCGGCTATCGCGTGCCGCCTTACTATGATTCGATGGTCGCCAAGCTGATCGTCTGGGGCCATAGCCGCGAAGGCGCGCTGCGCCGGCTGCGCCGCGCGCTCGAGGAATTCGTGATCGACGGGATCACGACGACGATCCCGCTGCACCAGGCGCTGCTCGACGATCCCGAGTTCCAGGACGGCGACTATACCATCAAATGGCTGGAGCGGTGGCTGGCCGAGCAGGAGCCCGACCAGGGCTGA
- the accB gene encoding acetyl-CoA carboxylase biotin carboxyl carrier protein, producing MTEAIQDGGAAPMQVDPALVRQLAELLDATRLTEIEVQDGDRRIRVARTVSIAAAPAPMALAAAAPMAPAAAPLGAAPAAAAPAPAAAPALAAPGAHPGTVRSPMVGTAYLAPEPGAADFVAIGKPVKAGETLLIVEAMKVMNPIVAPRAGQITQILIENGQPVEFDQPLVVIE from the coding sequence ATGACCGAAGCCATTCAGGACGGCGGCGCGGCGCCGATGCAGGTCGATCCCGCGCTGGTGCGCCAGCTTGCCGAACTGCTCGACGCCACCCGCCTCACCGAGATCGAGGTGCAGGACGGCGACCGCCGCATCCGGGTCGCGCGCACCGTCTCCATCGCCGCCGCGCCCGCGCCGATGGCGCTCGCCGCCGCCGCGCCGATGGCGCCGGCCGCCGCGCCGCTCGGCGCCGCGCCGGCGGCGGCGGCCCCCGCGCCCGCCGCCGCCCCCGCGCTGGCGGCTCCGGGCGCGCATCCCGGCACCGTCCGCTCGCCCATGGTCGGCACCGCCTATCTCGCGCCCGAGCCGGGCGCCGCCGATTTCGTGGCGATCGGCAAGCCGGTCAAGGCCGGCGAGACGCTGCTGATCGTCGAGGCGATGAAGGTGATGAACCCGATCGTCGCGCCGCGCGCCGGCCAGATCACGCAGATCCTGATTGAGAATGGGCAGCCGGTCGAGTTCGATCAGCCGCTCGTCGTGATCGAGTAG
- a CDS encoding CsbD family protein encodes MSELTDKIKGVANEITGKAKQAVGRESDNGRLEAEGAAQEGKGHLQQAKGDVKGAVKGVVDRA; translated from the coding sequence ATGAGCGAGCTGACCGACAAGATCAAGGGCGTGGCCAACGAGATCACCGGCAAGGCCAAGCAGGCTGTCGGCCGCGAGAGCGACAATGGCCGACTCGAGGCCGAAGGTGCCGCGCAGGAGGGCAAGGGCCATCTCCAGCAGGCCAAGGGCGACGTGAAGGGCGCGGTGAAGGGCGTGGTCGACCGCGCCTGA
- the thiS gene encoding sulfur carrier protein ThiS: MHSDGTLSIRVNGEHRRVAAGLSLAGLAQELGLEPTKVAVERNLEVVPRSQLAAVLLEDGDELEIVHFVGGGDHPAAGLAEDRWTVAGRSFTSRLIVGTGKYKDFAQNAAALEASGAEIVTVAVRRVNVSDRKAPMLTDYIDPKRFTYLPNTAGCFTADEAIRTLRLAREAGGWDLVKLEVLGEARTLYPDMVETLRATEILAKEGFLPMVYCVDDPIAAKRLENAGAVAIMPLGAPIGSGLGIQNRVTIRLIVEGAGVPVLVDAGVGQASDAAVAMELGCDGVLMNTAIAEAKDPLLMAAAMKAAVAAGRLSYRAGRMGQRRYADPSSPLAGLI, translated from the coding sequence ATGCACAGCGACGGCACCCTCAGCATCCGCGTCAATGGCGAGCATCGGCGAGTCGCCGCCGGGCTCAGCCTGGCCGGGCTCGCGCAGGAGCTCGGGCTCGAGCCGACCAAGGTGGCGGTGGAGCGCAATCTCGAGGTGGTGCCCCGGTCGCAGCTCGCGGCGGTGCTGCTGGAGGATGGCGACGAGCTGGAGATCGTCCATTTCGTCGGCGGCGGCGATCATCCGGCGGCAGGGCTGGCGGAGGATCGCTGGACGGTGGCGGGGCGGAGCTTCACCTCGCGGCTCATCGTCGGCACCGGCAAGTACAAGGATTTCGCGCAGAACGCCGCCGCGCTCGAGGCGTCCGGCGCGGAGATCGTCACGGTGGCGGTGCGGCGGGTGAACGTGTCCGATCGCAAGGCGCCGATGCTGACCGACTATATCGATCCCAAGCGCTTCACCTATCTGCCCAACACCGCCGGCTGCTTCACCGCCGACGAGGCGATCCGCACGCTGCGCCTGGCGCGCGAGGCGGGCGGCTGGGATCTGGTGAAGCTGGAGGTGCTGGGTGAGGCGCGGACCTTGTACCCGGACATGGTGGAGACGCTGCGCGCCACCGAGATCCTCGCCAAGGAGGGCTTCCTCCCGATGGTCTATTGCGTCGACGATCCGATTGCCGCCAAGCGGCTGGAAAATGCCGGCGCGGTGGCGATCATGCCGCTCGGCGCGCCGATCGGCTCGGGGCTGGGCATCCAGAACCGCGTCACGATCCGGCTGATCGTGGAGGGCGCCGGGGTGCCGGTGCTGGTCGATGCCGGCGTGGGCCAGGCCTCGGACGCGGCGGTGGCGATGGAGCTTGGCTGCGACGGCGTGCTGATGAACACCGCCATCGCCGAGGCCAAGGATCCGCTGCTGATGGCGGCCGCGATGAAGGCGGCGGTGGCGGCGGGCCGGCTCTCCTACCGCGCCGGGCGCATGGGCCAGCGCCGCTATGCCGATCCCTCCAGCCCGCTCGCCGGGCTCATCTGA